The DNA window CTTTCCCTTCATCGGGTTTGAGGGGTCCTGATTCTGGAGCTGCGTGGTCAGCAGCTTCAGAAAGTCATTCTTGCCCAGGTTCGCCGAGGTGGCCTGCGAGAGGGCGCCTTTGCCGCCCGATTCCCCGTCCTGCGAACCATCTCCGTTCGGGAGGACGGCCGTGCTCGGCGCCGCGGACGATGCGAGGGACTCAATCATGTCGTATGGGAACGTTGGTGCGTGGAACGCAAACAGTGAAGCACAAATGCTGGGGCGCAAACATCGTGCGGGCCGACGGGCCTACCCAATCCACTCCCGCCGGCCGCGGCCGCGGAGGGAGGCGCCACTGGATTCATCCGCGTCGGTGGACTCGTCTCCGGGAGCCAGGGCGGAGGCCCCCTCGGAGGACGCCCCATCCGAGGCCTGTTGGTCCGACTCGTTCGCGTCGCCCCCGCTGAAGGACAGGTCGACGTCGGTGCCGTACTGGGCCTGCATGGCGTCCTGGAGCTGGCGCGCGTTGGCCGTCACCTGGGCCTGCACCCGGGTGTCGCTGAACCCGACCGACACGGCCGTCTGCTCCTGCCCCTGCCGGGCCTTTACCGTCATCGTGCCCTTGTCCTCGCCCAGCGACATTTCCAGGGCCTTCCACCCCCCCGCAAGTTCTGCCGTCCGCAGGGGGCCATTCTTGGCCGCGTTGAGCCACGCCGAGGGCATTGTGCGGGGCGGGCCCGGCTTGCCCGTAGCGCGCGCGTCCGCCTTGGCCTTCGACGCCGCGCCCGACCCGCCCCCGGACGCGTTCGCCCCCTTCCCGTCCGTCTGCGTGCCGTTGCCCGTCGAGGCGCCGTCCTGCGTCAGGGAGGCGCGGAGCGTGCGGGCGTCGGACTCCCCCGACGTACTCGTGGACGAGGACGCGAGGGCCTGAAACCCGGGCCCGCTCTTCGCCCCTTGCGTCTGTCCCTTTTGCCCCTGCCCGTTCTGTCCGGGGCCCTGCCCCTGCTGGCCGCCGCCCTGCTGCCCCGTTCCGCCCCGCTGTCCCGATCGGCCCCGGCCTCGCCGTCCCGGGCCGTCCGGGCCGTCCGCCCCTCGTCTGTCCCCTCCTGCCCGCGTCCCGACTCTGCGCCTCCCCCCTTCAGGGCGGCCGGGGCAATCTGCTTCCCGCGCGTTCCGTCTTTCTTGGCGCTTCCCCCCGCCCTGGAGCCGGCGTCCTGGGAGCGTCCGGCGTCCCCCCGTGCCTGCCCCTCCGAACGCACCCCGTTTGGGCGAGACGATCGGCCTGCGTTCTGCCCCGGACGGCGCTTCTCGCCGGAGAGAAGCGTGCCCTCCTGGCCCGGGCCCCGGCCTCCCTTTCGGGCCGACGCCCCCGCCCGTTCCCCCTCGGGCATCCGCCTCACGGTCCCCTTCCCCTTGGAGGGCTGTCCGTCTGCTCCTTGGCCAGACCGGCCTTCTCCGGACTCAACGGCGATCGTGCCCGGCGATACCTGGACCTGTTTTGCACGGCCCGATCCGGTCCCGGACGATGAGGCCCCGTTCGCCCCCGCTCCTCGGCCTCCCGAGGCCCCTTGCCTGGCAGTTTGTTGCGCTCCGCCCTCCGTGCCGCCCGCTCCTTTCACCACGGGGACCGTCTTCTGTCCCTGCTGCGCCGACCGTGCCGTTCCGTCCCCCGACGTGAACGCCACTCGGCCCCAGGACACCCGGACCTGCGTCCCGCCCTCGGTCTTTTGCCCCGACGACGAGGCGTTCCCCCCTTCCCCGCCGGCCTGACCGGCCGTTTGCTTGCCGGCCCGCACCGCCCGGACGACGAGCGATCCCACGTTCTCACCTCCTTGTGTATTCTCTCCTCCGGCCGCGTTCTTGCCTCCAGCCGCGTGCAAAATGGGCATCAGTTTCACCGTCTCCGCTGAGGCCGACGGGCCGGTTCCGCTCGCCGTGCCGCCCTCGCTCGCAAGCAGAATCCGCTTCTGTGCCTTGCCCTCCCCGTCCCCGGCCCGAAGAAGCGCCCCGCCAAACAACGCCGCGAGTCCCCTCTCTTCCCCATTGGCCGCCGTTCCCTCAAGGCCGGCCGCCCCCTCGCCCCCCAACACAAGGCGCTGGGCCGCGCGCCCCCCGCCCTCCGCGGCGGTTCCGGACGCACGTTGCACGCCGGACAAGATCGACGGGAAGGCCGTGGCGCCCGTGCCCGCCTTCGCCTTGTTCGTGGCGGGGGACTGCTGGGCGGCCTCTTCGGTCGGTAGCGTGAGACGAATCGCTTGCATGGTAGAGAGGGCCCTCTGCGGGGCCGATTGAGGAAAAAGGTCAGCGGCCGGGCGACGCGCCCCGGCCTTCGTCTCTGTCGGTCTCCTGCGTGGCGGTCGTGTCGGCGGGCGCATCGTCGCCCCCGACGACCTGATTCACAAACTGTGCCGTCCGCTCCGCCGAGATGGCGGTGAGCAGTTGGGTGCGCGTCCGCCCCGAGGTGCGCTGGTACAGCTCCTTGAGGACCGCCATGTTCACGTTCGCCAGCACGGTCGCGAGCTCCCGCCGCCCCATGCCGAGCAGGGCATCCTTCAGCTCATCCACCTTCGCCTCCCGGCTCTCCAGCGACGTGAGCTGTGCCTGCAGGGTATCGGCCTCCGCCTCGGTCGTGCGGAGCTGCTCCTTGAGGGTGCGGAGCGAATCCTGAAGCTGCCCGACGACCGTGAGGGAGTCCCGAAGCCGCGAGACCAGCGAGGACGCCGCACGCATCGAGTCGCGGAGCGCCCCCCCTGTCGAGTCGCGGGACGCCTGCGTTGCGGTCGTGTCCGACGCCATCGCGGTCGTGTCCCCGGGCAGGGACGCCTGTCGCGTCGTGTCGCGCCCGGACGCGTCGAGGCTGTCGGCGGACACCCCCGCCGTCTCCGGCGCGATGGACGGCATCAGCAGGTACGCCCCCAGCAGGGCGACCGCGAAGGCCCCCAGCGCCGCGCCCGCAATGAGAAGTCCGTACTTGATCACGGTCGACTGCATGGCCGTCGTTAGAGTAGCGACAGCGCCTCGTCGGTGCGGTCGTGACGAAGCGTGGCCTGCTCGTCGAAGAAGGCCTCGCTCGCCTTCTTCTGCTCGCGGTCGTGCTGGTCCCGCTCCTGGCTTCGCAGCTCTTCGAGGGCCTCCTCGGCCCGCCGGCGTTCGCGAAGTTCGGCCCGGGCCTGCTCAACCCGCTCCCGGCAGGCCTCCACGGCGTCCCGGGTCTCCTCCACGGTCTGACGCGCCGCCTGGCGAAACGCATCGGCCTGTTGAATGCGGGCCGGGTCTTGCCGGCGCGCCTCGTCCACCC is part of the Salinibacter ruber DSM 13855 genome and encodes:
- a CDS encoding flagellar FliJ family protein, which produces MPGKKFRFSLQKVLELRQHETEKARQALADAERALEQKEDALEQAEGHLAECRRRVDEARRQDPARIQQADAFRQAARQTVEETRDAVEACRERVEQARAELRERRRAEEALEELRSQERDQHDREQKKASEAFFDEQATLRHDRTDEALSLL
- a CDS encoding kinesin K39, yielding MQSTVIKYGLLIAGAALGAFAVALLGAYLLMPSIAPETAGVSADSLDASGRDTTRQASLPGDTTAMASDTTATQASRDSTGGALRDSMRAASSLVSRLRDSLTVVGQLQDSLRTLKEQLRTTEAEADTLQAQLTSLESREAKVDELKDALLGMGRRELATVLANVNMAVLKELYQRTSGRTRTQLLTAISAERTAQFVNQVVGGDDAPADTTATQETDRDEGRGASPGR